A window of Nicotiana sylvestris chromosome 8, ASM39365v2, whole genome shotgun sequence genomic DNA:
GGCAGCCTCGTGCGTTGAGCTCCCGTTATGCATGGGATCTGAAAAAGGGTCGGATCACATTGGATCATATCTACGCGATCTTTAGCTGCATTTCTATAAGAGGTTTGTTTCTGCTTGAAGTATCAATATTTAAACTATATAAAAATCCTCACAGGGAGGATATGATATTTCCTTTTGATTAGTGAGTTTATTAGGTTGTTTGCTTTTGTTACTTTGAGCTTTAGTTGTGCTCTTTGTCTTCTCTTTTACTCTCTTGTTTATATTTTCATATGTTGTTTCACTTTTCTTACTACTAGTAACTTCTGTAGTATCATGGAACACTATTTATTGCAAATAGATCTATTTAATTCAGTCTTTTAGACTCATTTCTTCATAGatgatattttaaaaaaaaacagattCAAAATTTGAAGGTGGTTGGATTATCTCATATTGCCTTTTATATGCATCTCTTACTAACCATAGAGTATGAATGAGTGTGTatttgattctgattttttggATTAACTCGATTTGTTTTAATAAGTTTTGATCCTTAGAAATGGAAATCACATCTCTTCTATCAACAAGAGATGTCAATCTAAGGTAAATGCTGATTATTCTATGGAACATAATTGGATCGAATTCATATAACTTAAACGCCATAACGCTGGTGCCATGACTACAGAAAGGACAGCTGAAAACAGTATCAAGTTTGTCCATCCTCTTCTTTGGAGGTGGCTTTGATTTTGACTTCCTCTTTCCCATAGCTCAAGTTACAGCAAGTGTGAGTACTCATCTACTTAAGCCTTGTCGGGCAAAGTTATCCCGATACTTGTAACTGAGGCAACAAGTACCTGAAGGAATAGTAAAGGTGTGCGCAAGCGGCCTAGACATTACTGTTATTATAAGAAAAGAAGCTTTTGGAACTGGAGCAAGACATGAAATTCCAAGGATGTGCATAAAAGTAAACAATTGATTCATAAGCTAGATAAGTTTGCTCAGCAATATCAAGATGTCATCTCTGAGCAATTTACGGCTGAAATTTAGTCATTATTAGTTAGTGAGACAAAATACTATCACAATACAAGAAATTCACCaaatagttgagaaaatagtTAATTTATAACGAAAttgtccaaaaaaaaaaatccattaCACACTTAAATTATATGACTAACCTAATAGTCGATGTAAAACTTTATGTGTCTCTAATACCATTCTAAAGGCTCCGCGATGTAAACAATGTTCTCACTTTTTTGTGGTACGTGAAAGCTAAAAATAGGTAAACATATTTTGACCCTCTGGAATAATTTTTGAAAAGTAGCGATTTTTCATCTAAATAAATTGGACCAAAGAATAACAAGAAGTACTTATGCAGCAGATTTACTTTCCATATTTTTTTAGGATATTAATTTCGTCCATTTATGGGCCAATTGGTAGTTAGTAAAAGCATCTCCTTCTTTTTAATCTTTTTGACTGGTAAATTGTGCATTCGTGTTGTTAATCCAATTATTATTGTGCATACATCTTATTTTATTTCCCATCGTGGTTGGGAGTTTCCTTTGGTTATATATGTTACAACTACTCAGGATGAAAGATATATTTTGGACAAGTACAAATAAAATGTATAGCTGATTTTTCGAAAACatcatgattttttttttgtagctTCTTCCAATTTTATTGAATCTACATATTTTCAATCAACAGTTGTGAATCTGTTTCATGAGTGGAAACAGAGTCTTAGTAAAGGCAAATTCAAGTCTTTGTGTAAAGCAAATGTTGGCTTTTTATCTAATCAAATAAGAggtgtgaatgggaaatggaaggAAAAGATTTGTAGGGAAACAAAAAGTTTGAAGTTGTTTCctttactaatgcactttgtccctcatcggaaaaaggaaagaaaatctttgtgtttATATAGAGAAGCACATCTTCTAACTCTAGAGTTAAGAAGAAGTGGTGCCTCGCGTCGTCGTCGCTCGTCTCGTACCTCAAATGGCACTTCTGCCAAAAACGTAAGCATAAGTGTGGTTTAGCCGTTTGTTGAGTTTGACAAAGTTCTGCAATTCCCATTGCCGGTATTACAGAATAGTTGTTTCGTTCTATCTTGGGAGGGATTAATCCAATAACCTTAGGCAACAGTgagggattaaattccttaaagaAACATAGTTTTCTATTGGGCTCgaaacttttatttatttttgtttctattctgtttctgcttctgtttgttttattgtttgcaaaaattatttttgaacacAGGTTTATAACAAGcttaaagaatttaatttttatattctTTCTAATTTGGGGGACTAAAATCCTAGTGATTTTCTACTCCCATTGTGGAGATTAAAATCTTTGAATTTTCTACTTCAGTTTGAGATTAAAGTCTTTTTGACTTTCTACTCAATCCGAGATTAAAATCCTTGTGATTTTCTACTCGGTTGTTTGTAGTCGgtttgaagatataaaaacttTACCGACTTACTAATTCTGGTTGTGTCAATTTCTTTTACAGAAAAATGACAACAAGTACGGAACGACAGAATGGTTCCATTGGTACTACTCTTGCAATGGCTACTGCATCTTCAAGTCGCCCAACTCCTGTACCGGTGATGACATCGGCAGAAAAGCCCGAAAAGTGTTCCGGCGTGGACTTTAAGCGTTGGCAACAGAAAATGTTCATCTACCCGATCACACTCAGTTTATAGCACTTTATCAGCGAGGACGTTCCAGTTCTGGGAGAAGAAACCCCTAAAAATGAGTGATTTGTGGTCACGGAGGcatggaagcattctgacttcttatgcaaaaattatattttaagtTGCTTGGAAGACGGCTTGTACAATGTTTGTAGTGTCATAAAACCATCACGAGAGTTGTGGAGTGCTCTTGAAaagaagtacaagactgaagATGCTGGACTTAAGAAGTTTGTGGCCGCCAAATTTCTGGATTTCAAAATGGTTGACGGCAAATCTTTCATAACGCAAGTCCAAGAACTGCAAGTGATTGTTCATGACCTCCTTACTGAAGGTATACATCGAGTCAATATTTTTGTTTAAGATATCGATTCTTTTACTAATTATAAATTTATGATTGAAGGTATGTTCATAAATGAAGCATTTCAAGTTGCGGCATTTATTGAAAAGCTGCCTCCGTTGTGGAAAGACTTTAAGAACTACTTGAAACATAAGCACAAGGAGATGAAGCTTGAAGACCTTATTGTTCGTCTACGGATTGAAGAGGACAACAGGGCTGCTGAGAAGAAGTGGTAactcaacaataacaacaacaacaacatacctagtaaaatcccactaatagggtctggggagagtagagtgtacgcagaccttacccttaccccgaa
This region includes:
- the LOC138874914 gene encoding uncharacterized protein, which gives rise to MTTSTERQNGSIGTTLAMATASSSRPTPVPVMTSAEKPEKCSGVDFKRWQQKICLEDGLYNVCSVIKPSRELWSALEKKYKTEDAGLKKFVAAKFLDFKMVDGKSFITQVQELQVIVHDLLTEGMFINEAFQVAAFIEKLPPLWKDFKNYLKHKHKEMKLEDLIVRLRIEEDNRAAEKKW